The Pieris brassicae chromosome 7, ilPieBrab1.1, whole genome shotgun sequence genome includes the window ctgtctTAAGGCAGTGTTAACATTTTCAATGGCTACTGTTAAATTTACATCTGAACTATACAACACTAAATCATCTGCAAATTGaagtatatttacatttttagtattaacatatttacatatctcacaagtatacaaattatacaacaaGGGTGATAATGTGGCACCTTGTATAGTACCTTTTGATGCAGTTCTAGGTCCATATAAGATATTGTTATGCCTAACATATAGTATTCTGTTATTGAGGAAATCATAAATCCATTTACGTAATTGTCCAGGTATACCAGAATTACTGAGTACCTTCACCAGTATGCCAGGATCCACACTGTCAAATGCACCTTGCACATCTAGAAATACACAAACTGtgtgtaatttattgttttttgcatttttcagATCAGATATGAGAGAAATGAAGCTATCAACACAACTTCTTCCTCTGCGAAATCCATATTGAATGTGTGGAATGACATCATTGGATTCTGCATACCAGTCAAGTCGAGATTTCaccatattttcaaatatttttccaatacATGATGATAACGAGATTGGACGATAAGAACTGATCTGTTCAGGTGACTTATCTGGTTTTAATATAGGTATTACACATTGAGTTTGCCATGAACTTGGTATGAGTTTTTTATGCCATAGATTATTAagaacattcaaaaatagCTTTTGTACAGATTCAGatagatgttttattaataaatatggaaaatCATCTAAACCAGGACTAGTATTTCTTCTAGATTGTATACTCATTAAAAGTTCAGACCATGAAAAAGaatccaataaaaaattagattgaggattttcattgttaatattaaaataattgtctaatGAATTTGGGTCAAGTAAATTGTTACTATCTGATAACTTATCTAAAAGTGGCTCTACAAATTCATCcctatatgatttattaccaATTCTGATAcccttaaactttttaatgagATTCCAAATTTTACTGATGGGTGTAGTTCTATTGAAACTATTGCAAAAACCATTCCAACTGATTCTTTTTTGCTCCTTTATAGtgcgtttttttaaagcatctAATCTTTTATAGTTGATGTAATTATATTCTGTTGAATCATTTCTATACAATTTCAAGGCTTTGTAAGATTGTATTACGGCTTGTTCACATATACTGTTCCACCAAGGGGCTGGTGGTCTACTCCTAAAGTTAGTCCTAGTGAATCTAGGAACTGCcatgagtttgagtttattgaGCCGGTTACAAAACTCATCATAAGATTTTATTGGACTCTCTACGCTAACCATCATGTCATGGAAGACCAAACCAGACAATTCACTATACTTTGTCCAATCtgttttatcatataaaaatctgtcaacatgtttattaattgtgtatcTTTCAATGCACATTGTAATGTTTGTTATGGTTGGATAATGATAACTACCCATAGCATCATCATGTACTGACCATTCACAAAGAGGAGCCACACATGGACTAACAAAGCTTACATCTATTGCTGAGGGGTTGCGTGTAGGATAATTTACTGTAGTAAAGCTAccattattcaaaatacataaatcacattcatcaattatattatataagttattccCTCGACTTTTCGTAGACATACATCCAAAAGCAATATGATGTGCATTGAAATCACCACTTACAAAAAGAGGCTTCGGTAATTCTCTTATAATATTGTGCAATCTATTCATTCTTATACTCCTACGTGACGGAGGACAGTACACACAAAGAATAGACAGTGTAGTATTTTCTGTGTATATACTTATGGCTATAGTTTGAATATCTTCATAAAAAgtagtatttataacattgtgtttcaaatatggtttaattaatattcctaCACCATTACGaggattttttgaatttttattgtagaaattataaccggaaatataaaaagattgatGGTCTTTTAACCATGTCTCatttagtaaacaaatatcaatattattttcatttaagaattttgtaaGAAGATGTTTTTTATGATTTGCACCTTGAACATTAAATTGCGCAATACGTAGAGATGATGTTGTATATGGTTGTGTAtccattatattgacaaatttttaataagtatatctttaataaatgttgtagtTATAGGCTCATTATCATTCTTATTACCTATTTGAACCAGTGTTTGTACCAGGGCCATAAGTACATCACTGTTTGCaattatttgtgattttatatcattaatactTACAGCCTGTGAGACaggcttaatatttacagatttatttacatgtttgggtgcattatttacactaatcacttttttatttacagggtTGGAGCGTGGTGGAAGGGGAGGGAACTCATTGTTATCTTTTGTGCTGGCAATGCTtgcatatgttattttatttttcttttctaggattttattcatttttattggaCACATTTTGGATATTGCTAAATGAGGTCCACTGCAATTTACACAGCAAAtctcattttgtttattgcagTCTTTATGAAAccatgtattttaaaagttgtacgccatagataaataaattcgcaaaaaatattcaaattaagaattccattaaatttttatatatatataataattatttaacaaaacaggtatataaaagttattgcttGATTCTCATCAGATATAGTTATGTCAGTAAAGAGGCCTGATTCTCGTGACTGGAAGGGttctaaataacataatcattttttactttcttgCTTTAATGTTGCATGACCATGAATGCCAAGAGCGGAGTTTTCACAGCATTcaaatgcatttatattatttatgttataagaagtgttttatggcaataaaaagtctttataGTACGCAAACCTGCGTGGATGGATGAAGGGTTTGTTTGTTCGGTTTTTACTAGTAACTAAGTCAATATtggtgaaattttttgtggccatttcttttagttttttggtTCTATTTAGTGCCTTTTTCACAATAGACATGTTTATGGTATCGTGAGAAACACAAAGACTGAGTTACGACCTAAATACTACTTTATGATCCTTATTTACGAcattccaaaatatattttcttacttattaagcaagaattttattcaaagtcaaaggtAGTTACAATTTTTCACTCATGTCGCCTCGAAATAgtagattaatttttttaacaagaaCTTAGATACATATGATTTGACTGCTGAAATTTCGACATACAAAGCCGCGAtttctatgtgtatttttccatttgtagagtcgaatttgaatcacaattcaaataagttttgttgtatatatttttacatattaatgaagTAAACTGTACACTAAACAAATccgttattttgatttaaactacGTACAATGACAATAACAATACTCCGAACCCCgaacattctttttaattgttattatttcgggGAATGCCAAGTAAGacgtcaatatattttattaactccgACTTGTCCGTTTTTAgagagtataaatatgtattatcaatatttcgtagggaaataacattttgttcgagtagcaacgtctaaataattcgagatacCGCACACTTAAAAGGTTCAGCGGAAAggaatggcaatttttttgcGTCTCACTGAGGATGTCGATTTAACGAGGTGCGAGTTATACAGAttacactgtattttgtttaatcaaattgtttGTGGTAAATCAATCATCAGTCCTAAATCACAGCTAtggaaatcgtttttttttatgtgtttgtattatataagtgtGTAAATATTGGATTATTTAGGTATTTCGCGTTCGCATAGCCTGCGACCGCCGGGGATCGCCGCCATATCGTTTTCGcgatgttaaacatttttatgtgaataaacgtttatatgttatttaaatataatataaaattgcagctcttttattttttaacccaTTATAACTCCTTGCGactatataatcaaattttaataaaacatttaacatgagatacacacacatacacataatgCGATGGGACAGAAATGAACAAAACGTAAATCTATAGCTCTTCTGATGGCAATACTATATTTCgtcattaaatactttatgcaGATGCATATACATTCGCAAAATGCTTACTTACACATTGATGTGCCTAAAGGCATGTTGGAAATTCACAACTGTATTCAGTGCTcacaacaaataaactaaccaataaatttctaaacttgaccgtaaaaacaaagattatttttttaataaaattgttcaaagaGTTTTAGAAACTTTTCTTACGTTTCTTACCACTTTTCGAAGCATTAAAAtctctaaacaaataaaggactaacaaaataaaacacttattataaaaataaataaatatatttctgaaaacaatcacttatcatAAGTATACACAAACTGTAAGCCGACGTCAATATTCGTTCCGTTCTGAACGAGTTCTATACGCGACGCTTCCACGTGTACGCGTATACCATCGCCATTGACGAGTTCCGCGCATTTTGTCACGTGATCGCCTGCTACTGGAATCTTGCGAGGACCTAACGCCGGATCAAGATATCACCACAGCTTTAGAGCATTTATGtctgaaagttaataaaaaatattttcagggttttcaatttaactatatagatataatagttatttaactaaattaaagatttaagcttgcgcctggtagatatACCACACACactacagcgaggaaatgctgccacagggaccaaatttgttttaattttctatttattcattttgaattattaatattaatactatgcatgttaaaaatattgtaaatactgtatttgtgtgtttaaaataaattgtattttaaatttacatacaaatagttatttcttactatcgtaatcaaataatttgacaGTAAACTAacgtatacataataattaacacacaatacatagtgagacaattaaaaaattacagctGACTGCTTTATACTTCCCAGCAATAGATGGcctatatcaaatttatttgacaagTTCATGTAGCAGTCGCTGACCACGACTGCTGTGAAGAAACGTCGagttgtgtaaaaaattgcgtttatatttcaatagaactaactttatcaaattttacttgcattatttatttacacacaaatattatattattataatacaaacaaacacagaaaTTCTCCCATTTGCTTTTAAGCCACAAACACTCTGTCAATCCAAGTGAATCCTTAGAGAATATTTCCTAGAATAGTTAAAACACTAATCCACTGAAAATGAGTATTACTGGTGACTATAActttggatttattttaaccaattttttttactaaccttTAATAGCCTTAATCTCTTTAGCGATCTTGGCTTTAATCTTCTCAACCGTATCCCCATCTACCAGGGTCACAGAAATGGTAAACAATCCACTCATCGGTGTGGGGTTGGTGAAGGTCACTGTAAGTCCAGGTACCGCAATAAAGTTGACATGTGGACTACCAGGCGCACAGTCTTCTATCGTTTTTTCTGGAGTATCAGgactgtatgtatgtttgaCTTCGATTGCGTCAAGCTGTTGATtcagaaaattatacaagaatccaattatttaaacaaatctccGATGACagataaaaagttttgtaataaattgattttttttagactatctgtatacaataaagtacAGGTTTTTCGTTTACCCATTCTACTGTACGTTTTGGTTAACGACAAGTTCAAACGTGTTTTGGGTAGAATTGTTTTACGTACGCagtgaatattattgatttatctttaattatgttataattactagaaatttgtaattttcaccTAACAAGAGAACAcgagttttaactaaatattatcaaagacttttaatcgaaaataaaaattctgtgATTTGGCAAAGACCTACCGGAATCAACAACAGTCTTAACTGTTATAAAAGCAAAGAAAATAGGTCTTCAGGCGGCATTCGACGACGCCTACGATAAAATAACTTcggtttatgttattttattcatagtaatgtaaattgtttttatattttaacgtatgtatgtcaatttatatcatgtgtttgtcctaattatgtggtccaaataaaaaaaaacatttttctttttaattcttgTTTTCTTTAGGTCCCGATTacaaacatactaaaaattcaaaatggaaCCCCGACATAGCAGCCTATCGTTTAAGTCCGGTGTATAACTGTATgcattaagaaatattcaaaactttaaaaatgttactaatgcgttaaatgattatttaaattgtcaaagaattattttggtccttcgaaacAGACTaagctataaaaaattaacttcataataaatactcGAAGTAATATGAACATTAATATCGCAtcgttacttttattaatttacatgcttaaataatataaatacaatgtaattGTAGATTATTTAAGCTAGCCCATCTTGACatcttttcatataaacatattatattttctactgataatataaataatttatacgaaGCAGTAAATATTAAGCCTACAAATACTTACACCCAAAGTATTCAGcagatattgtttgttatcttCAAGCAGTTGGGCCTCATCAAAGGGCAAGGCAACAGAGAGGGCTTCGGGACCAATCTTTTGTAGATTATCTCTTGTGGCTTGAACGAATGGCATCactcttttcatatattttttaagatcgtTTATAGCAGAAAGTTTTGTTGATAATACTTTGTTATCGGGGAGACCTGAAGGCTGCAATCATAATGATTTGatgattatatacatatatatatggtataaaataaacagtttttatataattttttataccaatAAGCGTTACGAGGTTAGAACTAAtaagttactatttaaataattttcacaaatataacttttcgtTATTATTGCCATTAAAAACTTAGACGAAGACGTTAATGTGTTTTCTAACTTCCCGTCAAGCTTTCGTAAACTCACTTTaactgaatatatttttatatttccttttaattgtaatttgaataaattaattcccaactaatttttgtgtgtatataaagtttgacatgttttttttaatctcatttttgttaattctttACAATGTTTGACAATGCCAATGGCAGTATAAACTTTGAGGTCTTAGCCACAGATTTCTATCTCTTTCGTGACcgtatgttttttctaatagacaagtagtcGATCAGACTTCGGCCGGTTTTCACAATGTAcgttcaccgtacgagcgagtgttaaatacgcacatagacaaaGGGATAATCGCACGCTAATCTTAAATTGCTTTGCACAATGTTTGaggacacaataaataaatcaagcgAAACTAATTACGTTATAACAGTATAGTTACCCCATTTAACTCCTTGAGAGTACTCAAAATGATATGTTGCCACTTCGGGTACTCCTTAGCGACCCATATCACCGCCTTATTCGGCTTCCGCTCCGGTTTGGGCgcttcgccttttttaggctTTCGGACTGCGCAGTGATTCTTGAGGTAGATACGGAAAGAATGGGCGGCCTCCATTAAATAGTTACTGGCTTTCATTGCCACTATATCAATGTCACCCGCTTTTTTTTCTAGCTGATCGGAAGAAATGTAGGCCTATTATTCAAGAAGGAAGTGTTCATACTTAATCTACCAGCGATGAATGTACCTAAAGAGAAACCGCGTAGCGCCGTCTAATCAGCCGAAGGGGCGGGGCTTGACAAACTATTCGCCAACGGGCCCACATAACGTACGAGTACGTACGTTAATTTGCGGGTATTAATACCATAACCGCGTTCTGATTTAAGTTAACGCCGCACTCGAGTTTTTTCCGCGATTTAAACTAAATGCTAGactaatacttatattgaaattagtataaaataatatcgcagAAAAAAGCCGTAGTGCGGCTGTTACAGAATGAATTGagcttttacatatgtatatgtccctgttaattatgaaatgattagaaaattgcaacattatatcgtatttttatgtcaacaaATAAGTTCCGAGacgatttttatgttaattgatttattttaacctaattttatcagaatgttttcattaaaaattgcttAGTTTAGCTATTGTTGTcgtttaaaggaaataaatcttACCTACCATGGATATTctagtatgttttaaatctcagtacattctgtaatcaatgtcaaaatctcgtcttattcataaacctttggtaaaggatttttgtcacatattttatataatgtccaTTCGACAATAGATAACTATTTGGCCGCAATTATGGCAACAATGGTGTCTAgttaaatttggtttattttttaacttgtggAGTTTATTCTCGAATATTCTAATTGTGTGGAATTATTAACACCTGCACTCTGAACTTACTAAAAAGCTACTACTATAGGACCATTATAGACGCTTCTTAGTAgttctataaaattcaatactcTATCGAAAAGCCtatttgacagatgacagtgaaaaataaagtattgttaagagTAATCTATCTAAAACATGACTTTAAAAGGCGTTAAAGAGTCAGTAACGCGACACAGAACAGATTAGTCGAATCGACAATGACGTATACATGTTGATAAtatcttgtttaatattaatactatcatggagttttatttgctggtttttttatagattcataatacgtatttatatgagtaaaaatatcaataattcttCATGTGTTTACAAGTGAGTcatgcgacgccatcttggccagaaaaaacattttggcgcgtttatgataataagaattgaatttgtattttagtgaatattacgctgaaatggtttttaaaatcttgtcaaatatcTCGGTGTTATTTAGAAGCAGGTGAACTCGTGCCAGCAGTCTTAACAATACTTTGGTAGATTCAGGTGTTAAAAAGTCTAGGTAAAGCAAGCTAACCAATTAATTATGAGTATTCGaggatttacttaattttagagGTAAATGCGAACGCGAATATGGAAAAGTATTAGGAACTATACGGCAACAGAgcgcattaaaattaaacatataaatgttttatttacttagaacatagattttacatagatcttcaattttaacgataaattcgtacttttgaattatttttaaaattttaaggcgattttcattcatttatgtatataagtgtgatttgattgaattcttttttttaactgaaagtacgttttagttttatatatcacatgaacgttcctataaaaataataccgttGATTATGTTATTAGACACATGATGagatttctatgtaaaatgtgtgaacacgtatgtattttaaaagttgtacgccatagataaataaattcgcaaaaaatattcaaattaagaattccattaaatttttatatatatataataattatttaacaaaacaggtatataaaagttattgcttGATTCTCATCAGATATAGTTATGTCAGTAAAGAGGCCTGATTCTCGTGACTGGAAGGACTtttctaaataacataatcattttttactttattgctTTAATGTTGCATGACCATGAATGCCAAGAGCGGAGTTTTCACAGCATTcaaatgcatttatattatttatgttataagaagtgttttatggcaataaaaagtctttataGTACGCAAACCTGCGTGGATGGATGAAGGGTTTGTTTGTTCGGTTTTTACTAGTAACTAAGTCAATATtggtgaaattttttgtggccatttcttttagttttttggtTCTATTTAGTGCCTTTTTCACAATAGACATATTTATGGTATCGTGAGAAACACAAAGACTGAGTTACGACCTAAATGCTACTTTATGATCCTTATTTACGAcattccaaaatatattttcttacttattaagcaagaattttattcaaagtcaaaggtAGTTACAATTTTTCACTCATGTCGCCTCGAAATAgtagattaatttttttaacaagaaCTTAGATACATATGATTTGACTGCTGAAATTTCGACATACGAAGCCGCGAtttctatgtgtatttttccatttgtagagtcgaatttgaatcacaattcaaataagttttgttgtatatatttttacatattaatgaagTAAACTGTACACTAAACAAATccgttattttgatttaaactacGTACAATGACAATAACAATACTCCGAACCccgaacattatttttaattgttattatttcgggGAATGCCAAGTAAGacgtcaatatattttattaactccgACTTGTCCGTTTTTAgagagtataaatatgtattatcaatatttcgtagggaaataacattttgttcgagtagcaacgtctaaataattcgagatacCGCACACTTAAAAGGTTCAGCGGAAAggaatggcaatttttttgcGTCTCACTGAGGATGTCGATTTAACGAGGTGCGAGTTATACAGAttacactgtattttgtttaatcaaattgtttGTGGTAAATCAATCATCAGCCCTAAATCACAGCTAtggaaatcgttttttttttatgtgtttgtattatataagtgtGTAAATATTGGATTATTTAGGTATTTCGCGTTCGCATAGCCTGCGACCGCCGGGGATCGCCGCCATATCGTTTTCGcgatgttaaacatttttatgtgaataaacgtttatatgttatttaaatataatataaaattgcagctcttttattttttaacccaTTATAACTCCTTGCGactatataatcaaattttaataaaacatttaacatgagatacacacacatacacataatgCGATGGGACAGAAATGAACAAAACGTAAATCTATAGCTCTTCTGATGGCAATACTATATTTCgtcattaaatactttatgcaGATGCATATACATTCGCAAAATGCTTACTTACACATTGATGTGCCTAAAGGCATGTTGGAAATTCACAACTGTATTCAGTGCTcacaacaaataaactaaccaataaatttctaaacttgaccgtaaaaacaaagattatttttttaataaaattgttcaaagaGTTTTGGAAACTTTTCTTACGTTTCTTACCACTTTTCGAAGCATTAAAAtctctaaacaaataaaggactaacaaaataaaacacttattataaaaataaataaatatatttctgaaaacaatcacttatcatAAGTATACACAAACTGTAAGCCGACGTCAATATTCGTTCCGTTCTGAACGAGTTCTATACGCGACGCTTCCACGTGTACGCGTATACCATCGCCATTGACGAGTTCCGCGCATTTTGTCACGTGATCGCCTGCTACTGGAATCTTGCGAGGACCTAACGCCGGATCAAGATATCACCACAGCTTTAGAGCATTTATGtctgaaagttaataaaaaatattttcagggttttcaatttaactatatagatataatagttatttaactaaattaaagatttaagcttgcgcct containing:
- the LOC123712627 gene encoding leucine--tRNA ligase, cytoplasmic-like isoform X1, which gives rise to MLEKKAGDIDIVAMKASNYLMEAAHSFRIYLKNHCAVRKPKKGEAPKPERKPNKAVIWVAKEYPKWQHIILSTLKELNGPSGLPDNKVLSTKLSAINDLKKYMKRVMPFVQATRDNLQKIGPEALSVALPFDEAQLLEDNKQYLLNTLGLDAIEVKHTYSPDTPEKTIEDCAPGSPHVNFIAVPGLTVTFTNPTPMSGLFTISVTLVDGDTVEKIKAKIAKEIKAIKDINALKLW
- the LOC123712627 gene encoding leucine--tRNA ligase, cytoplasmic-like isoform X2, encoding MKASNYLMEAAHSFRIYLKNHCAVRKPKKGEAPKPERKPNKAVIWVAKEYPKWQHMILSTLKELNGPSGLPDNKVLSTKLSAINDLKKYMKRVMPFVQATRDNLQKIGPEALSVALPFDEAQLLEDNKQYLLNTLGLDAIEVKHTYSPDTPEKTIEDCAPGSPHVNFIAVPGLTVTFTNPTPMSGLFTISVTLVDGDTVEKIKAKIAKEIKAIKDINALKLW